In Penicillium oxalicum strain HP7-1 chromosome I, whole genome shotgun sequence, a single window of DNA contains:
- a CDS encoding Chitin synthase C, producing the protein MSRLDLGSEIEEAELFTPPLLPPNHSRRSSSRSVSSQSRYLPTYSETASRSVRSLHTGIPDGQGIELDECISHDADSTSSKRWAQRQAPALSTLRRYPTRRIKLVKGAVLSVDYPVPSPIRNAIEPKYRDLEDGQSEEFTHMRYTAATCDPDEFTLHHGYNLRPSMYNRHTEMLIAITYYNEDKVLTARTLHGVMQNVRDIVNLKKTKFWNKGGPAWQKIVVCLVFDGIKPCDKNTLDLLATIGVYQDGVMKHDLDGRETVAHIFEYTTQLSVTPAQQLIRPSSDNPDNLPPVQMIFCLKQKNSKKINSHRWLFNAFGRILNPEVCILIDAGTKPGHKSLLTLWEAFYNNEDLGGACGEIHALLGPAWRKVLNPIVAAQNFEYKISNILDKPLESSFGYVSVLPGAFSAYRYKAIVGRPLEQYFHGDHTLSERLGKKGIEGMNIFKKNMFLAEDRILCFELVAKAGCRWRLTYVKASKGETDVPESPPEFLSQRRRWLNGSFAAGLYSLMHFNRIYRSGHSIPRLFFLHIQFIYNVCQLIMTWFSLASYWLTTSVIMDIVGTPSAVNHYKSWPFGTEASPIFNTFIKFGYIIFLLLQFILALGNRPKGSKIPYTLSLVYFSIVQFYILVLSFYLVAQALTPENLSFNLKDGVLAFIRQFVSSTGGVVLVALVSTYGIYFIASFLYWDPWHMFTSSWAYFLGMPSSINILMVYAFCNWHDVSWGTKGSDKADALPSAQTKQDAHAPFVEEIDKPQADIDVQFEQTVKRALAPWQEPEQKDETTLEDSYKAFRTNLVLLWTFSNGLLALCINNDGIKKICLTTTSTLRTAWLWGRVQATANVIYLQGTWLPKLVDLTFHPYLKFEDSKGFRGGVRFSFLYNMASDTPSSSQKRFYSTSSPWEAKFGYYRAVRHGRHIFVSGSTAADPDSPPEAPRVRCPGDARAQAQITFQEIIQAIQAVGGRGAESVVRCRMFVSRKEDCGAVGEAFREALGKQNGDQVGAAATMIVVGDSFVDAEMLVEIEVDAIAEED; encoded by the exons ATGTCTCGTCTCGATCTCGG CTCTGAGATTGAAGAGGCAGAACTTTTCACCCCACCCCTGCTGCCTCCAAACCATTCGCGACGATCATCGAGTCGAAGCGTGAGCAGCCAAAGTCGATACCTCCCAACTTACAGTGAGACAGCAAGCCGCTCGGTTAGGTCTCTACACACAGGAATCCCCGATGGACAAGGCATCGAACTTGATGAATGCATCAGTCACGATGCAGATTCTACCAGTTCGAAACGATGGGCGCAGCGACAGGCTCCTGCTCTGAGCACCCTTCGTCGATACCCAACCCGTCGGATCAAATTGGTCAAAGGAGCTGTGCTCAGTGTAGACTATCCAGTCCCAAGCCCGATAAGAAATGCAATCGAGCCAAAGTATCGTGACCTTGAGGATGGACAGAGTGAAGAGTTCACTCATATGCGGT acacTGCTGCAACATGTGACCCTGATGAGTTCACTCTTCATCACGGCTACAATCTTCGTCCATCGATGTATAACAGGCACACCGAGATGCTCATCGCTATTACTTACTACAACGAGGACAAGGTGTTGACTGCAAGGACACTGCATGGCGTGATGCAGAATGTCCGGGATATC GTCAATTTAAAGAAAACTAAGTTCTGGAATAAGGGAGGTCCAGCTTGGCAGAAGATCGTTGTCTGTCTTGTTTTCGATGGCATCAAACCCTGTGACAAAAACACTCTCGACCTCCTTGCTACGATTGGAGTTTATCAGGACGGTGTGATGAAACATGATCTCGATGGTCGTGAGACAGTGGCTCATATT TTTGAGTACACAACTCAGCTTTCAGTCACACCGGCGCAGCAACTCATAAGGCCATCTTCAGATAACCCGGACAATCTTCCTCCCGTGCAGATGATTTTCTGCCTTAAACAGAAAAATAGCAAGAAAATCAATTCCCACCGATGGTTGTTCAACGCATTTGGTCGAATCCTCAATCCAGAGGTCTGCATTCTGATTGATGCAGGTACCAAACCTGGCCACAAGTCACTGCTTACTCTTTGGGAGGCTTTCTACAATAATGAGGACCTTGGCGGAGCATGCGGTGAGATTCACGCGCTTCTCGGACCTGCATGGCGAAAGGTTTTGAATCCAATTGTCGCAGCACAGAATTTCGAGTATAAGATCTCAAATATCTTGGACAAGCCCCTTGAAAGCAGCTTTGGATACGTCAGTGTCTTGCCTGGCGCATTTTCTGCATACAGATACAAGGCTATTGTCGGCAGACCTCTCGAGCAATACTTTCACGGCGACCATACTTTGTCGGAAAGACTAGGTAAAAAAGGCATTGAGGGGATGAATATATTCAAGAAGAATATGTTCCTCGCCGAGGATCGAATTCTATGCTTTGAACTGGTGGCGAAAGCGGGCTGTCGTTGGCGACTCACCTACGTGAAAGCGTCCAAAGGCGAAACAGATGTGCCTGAGAGCCCACCCGAGTTCCTTTCGCAAAGACGTCGCTGGCTCAATGGATCTTTTGCAGCTGGGCTTTATTCACTGATGCACTTCAATCGAATCTATCGAAGTGGCCATAGTATTCCAAGGCTCTTTTTCCTTCACATTCAATTCATATACAATGTCTGCCAGCTTATCATGACATGGTTTTCACTTG CCTCCTACTGGCTGACCACGTCGGTGATCATGGACATTGTCGGTACCCCCAGTGCAGTGAATCATTACAAATCTTGGCCATTCGGAACCGAGGCTTCGCCTATCTTTAACACCTTCATCAAGTTTGGCTACATCATTTTCCTTCTACTTCAGTTCATTCTAGCACTCGGGAACCGACCAAAGGG GTCCAAAATTCCCTACACACTGTCCCTGGTCTATTTTTCTATCGTTCAATTCTACATTCTTGTGCTCTCATTCTATCTTGTGGCACAGGCATTGACACCCGAGAACCTCAGTTTCAACCTCAAGGACGGTGTCCTGGCATTTATACGACAATTCGTTTCGTCCACTGGAGGTGTCGTCCTAGTTGCGCTAGTCTCCACCTACGGCATTTATTTTATTGCAAGCTTTCTTTACTGGGACCCATGGCACATGTTTACCTCGTCATGGGCATACTTTCTTGGCATGCCCTCGTCGATCAACATCTTAATGGTTTACGCATTCTGCAACTGGCACGATGTTTCTTGGGGCACCAAAGGGTCAGATAAGGCCGATGCATTGCCATCCGCCCAGACCAAGCAAGACGCCCATGCTCCGttcgtggaggagattgataAGCCCCAGGCAGACATCGACGTGCAATTTGAACAGACCGTCAAGCGAGCCCTGGCTCCCTGGCAGGAACCGGAGCAGAAGGACGAGACCACTCTCGAAGACTCTTACAAAGCCTTCCGAACCAATCTCGTTTTACTTTGGACTTTCAGCAACGGGCTTCTGGCCTTGTGCATTAACAATGACGGGATCAAGAAGATATGTCTGACG ACGACTTCAACTCTCCGCACTGCGTG GTTGTGGGGTCGGGTTCAAGCCACCGCGAACGTGATTTATCTCCAGGGCACCTGGCTTCCCAAGCTCGTCGATTTGACCTTTCACCCATATCTCAAATTTGAAGACAGTAAAGGTTT TCGTGGGGGTGTACGGTTCTCGTTTCTTTACAACATGGCCTCAGATACACCGTCATCGTCGCAGAAGCGATTCTACAGCACTTCCTCACCCTGGGAGGCTAAGTTTGGATACTATCGCGCCGTCCGACACGGGAGGCACATCTTCGTCTCAGGATCAACAGCCGCAGATCCTGACTCCCCACCCGAGGCACCCCGCGTCCGCTGTCCTGGAGACGCGCGCGCTCAAGCTCAAATTACTTTCCAAGAAATCATTCAGGCCATTCAGGCTGTGGGTGGCCGGGGAGCCGAGAGTGTTGTTCGATGCCGCATGTTCGTGAGTCGCAAGGAAGATTGCGGGGCCGTCGGCGAGGCTTTTCGCGAGGCTTTGGGGAAGCAGAATGGTGATCAAGTGGGAGCGGCAGCAACGATGATTGTTGTGGGGGACAGCTTTGTGGATGCGGAAATGCTTGTTGAGATTGAAGTGGATGCTATTGCAGAGGAGGATTGA
- a CDS encoding Vacuolar amino acid transporter 5 produces the protein MEEESTIGAGHSPQGGPRWRTTRGKRAAGHTGEASWASSVINLVNTIIGAGVLAMPLAISHMGIVLGVLVILWSGVTAGFGLYLQSRCAQYLDQGSASFFALSQLTYPNAAVVFDAAIAIKCFGVGVSYLIIIGDLMPGVVQGFVGGEPVYDFLVDRHFWVTAFMLIVIPLSYLRRLDSLKYTSIAALVSMAYLVVLVVYHFVKGDTIPEGGPIRVIHWAGAVPTLSSLPVIVFAFTCHQNMFSILNEIKNNSHFRTTGVVLASTGSAAATYILVAITGYLSFGNKVGGNIIGMYPPGVAATIGRAAIVMLVVFSYPLQCHPCRASVDAVLKWRPMSQPSGNEASPHRHPLLGPRGNRIPEPMSDVRFSVITTTILIMSYIVAMTVSSLEAVLAYVGSTGSTSISFILPGLFYYKISSPDSPTHRGLMKEDDEVVDELSDEDDNADAQGEGSLARSLTESGLLLRNTRHWRKALLRRLSLALALYGLVVMVVCLITNTFFIASH, from the exons ATGGAGGAGGAGTCGACTATCGGTGCTGGACATTCGCCACAGGGCGGCCCACGATG GCGTACCACCCGCGGCAAACGAGCCGCCGGGCATACCGGAGAGGCTAGCTGGGCCAGTAGCGTGATCAATCTGGTCAATACGA TCATCGGTGCTGGTGTCCTTGCGATGCCACTCGCGATTTCGCATATGGGAATAGTCCTCGGTGTGTTAGTGATATTGTGGTCTGGGGTGACCGCGGGGTTCGGACTTTATCTGCAATCCAGATGCGCACAATATCTCGATCAAGGCAGTGCATCATTCTTCGCGCTATCGCAGCTGACATACCCAAATGCTGCGGTTGTGTTTGATGCAGCGATTGCGATCAAGTGCTTTGGTGTTGGTGTGAGCTACCTGATCATTATCGGTGATCTTATGCCAGGGGTGGTCCAAGGTTTCGTCGGAGGAGAGCCAGTCTATGACTTTTTAGTCGACCGTCATTTCTGGGTCACTGCGTTCAT GTTGATTGTGATTCCTCTATCTTACTTACGTCGGCTTGATTCGCTCAAGTACACCAGCATTGCTGCCTTAGTCTCCATGGCCTACCTGGTTGTCCTTGTCGTCTATCATTTTGTCAAAGGGGACACTATTCCCGAGGGAGGGCCAATTCGAGTGATTCATTGGGCTGGTGCCGTGCCCACCCTCAGCAGCCTGCCAGTGATAGTTTTTGCCTTCACTTGCCATCAAAAT ATGTTTTCCATTTTGAACGAAATCAAGAATAATAGTCATTTCCGGACGACGGGTGTGGTTCTTGCTAGCACTGGTAGCGCCGCCGCAACTTACATTCTCGTCGCAATCACGGGCTATCTCTCTTTCGGCAACAAAGTTGGGGGCAACATTATCGGCATGTATCCCCCAGGTGTGGCTGCCACAATTGGCCGCGCTGCGATCGTCATGCTGGTTGTTTTCTCTTATCCCCTGCAATGCCACCCCTGCAGGGCATCTGTAGATGCTGTTCTCAAGTGGCGTCCAATGTCGCAGCCATCTGGTAATGAAGCCTCTCCGCACAGACACCCCCTTCTGGGACCGCGCGGGAATCGCATTCCCGAGCCCATGAGTGACGTTCGCTTCTcggtcatcaccaccacgatCCTCATCATGAGTTACATTGTGGCCATGACAGTGTCTTCGCTCGAAGCAGTGCTTGCTTACGTTGGAAGCACTGGTAGTACTAGCATCAGCTTCATTCTGCCTGGTCTTTTCTATTACAAAATCTCCTCGCCTGATTCTCCGACCCACCGGGGCTTGATGAAAGAGGACGATGAGGTCGTGGATGAGTTgtctgatgaagatgatAATGCAGATGCCCAAGGCGAAGGGTCTCTTGCACGCTCGTTGACGGAGAGCGGGTTGTTGCTTCGGAATACTCGACATTGGCGCAAGGCTCTCCTTCGGCGCCTTAGTCTTGCATTGGCTTTATACGGCTTAGTGGTCATGGTTGTCTGCCTCATCACCAACACATTCTTCATTGCCTCACATTGA
- a CDS encoding Protein lifeguard 4 — MAANARYEPAPQRDSFEDGPYTQAPPSYQATATQPEPRSEDDNLPDDFKFGGTVAEGTIDIRMQFVRKVYAILTAQILLTTILSSISFFNATYRTWIQGNFWLMIISIFGALGFMLATYWKRKSYPTNLLFLSGFTLMEAYSISVVTSFYESRIVVQALVLTLGIFVALTLFACQTKYDFTSWIPYLFGALWFMILFGVVAMFMPFGSTAELIYGGLGALIFSGYILVDTQLVMRHYHVEEEIAAAIALYLDILNLFLSILRILNSQNNN; from the exons ATGGCTGCAAACGCTCGTTACGAGCCCGCTCCTCAGCGGGATTCCTTCGAGGATGGACCATACACGCAGGCACCCCCATCCTACCAGGCTACAGCGACTCAACCGGAGCCACGCTCTGAAGATGACAACTTGCCGGATGATTTTAAG TTCGGCGGTACGGTCGCGGAGGGAACCATCGACATTCGAATGCAGTTTGTTCGCAAAGTCTATGCGATCTT GACCGCTCAAATTCTCCTCACGACTATTCTCAGCTCCATCTCCTTTTTCAACGCGACATATCGGACCTGGATCCAGGGAAATTTCTGGCTTATGATCATTTCTATCTTTGGAGCACTGGGCTTCATGCTTGCAACGTACTGGAAGCGCAAGTCTTACCCGACAaacttgctcttcctctccggCTTCACTTTGATGGAGGCATACTCCATTAGCGTGGTGACATCCTTCTACGAATCACGAATCGTTGTGCAAGCCCTGGTTTTGACTTTGGGCATCTTCGTTGCACTCACGCTTTTCGCATGCCAGACCAAGTATGACTTTACCAGCTGGATCCCCTATCTCTTCGGTGCTCTCTGGTTCATGATTCTTTTCGGGGTCGTGGCCATGTTTATGCCATTCGGCAGCACCGCGGAGTTGATCTACGGCGGTCTTGGGGCCCTTATTTTCTCGGGCTATATTTTGGTGGACACCCAGCTGGTTATGCGCCACTACCACGTTGAGGAGGAGATCGCTGCCGCCATCGCGCTGTATCTGGACATTCTGAACCTGTTCCTGTCGATTCTGCGTATTCTGAACAGCCAGAACAACAACTAA